The Natronoarchaeum philippinense genome includes the window AAAGACCGGGCCGAAACGGCACTCGCGTACTACTCACAGCACCACTACGCGAGTCGAGAACACGCCCTACTCGCCCTGCTGTGGCGAACAGGGATGCGGCGCGGCGCCGCTCGTTCGATCGACGTAGGAGATCTGGAACCGGACGAGAACGCAATCCGGCTTGAACACCGTCCGGAGACGGGAACGAAGCTCAAGAACGGAGAGGATGGGGAGCGATGGGTGTTCCTCGGTCCGCGCTGGTTCCAAGTGCTCGACGACTACGTCTCGAATCCGGACCGGACCGAAGGATCCGACGACTACGGCCGTCGGCCGCTATTCACGACGCAAGACGGCGGTCGGCCTGCCGGCGGAACGATCTACAAGTGGGTGATCCGGTCGCTGCATCCCTGTATGTACGACGAGTGCCCGCACGACCGGACGCCGAAGTCCTGCGAGGCACGCAGTCGCGCTGGGACGGTCAGCCAATGCCCGTCGGCGCGATCTCCCCACGCCGTCCGCCGCGGCGCGATCACGACGCACCTGAACGACGACGTTCCTCCCGAAGCCGTCAGCGAGCGCATGGACGTTTCGCTCGACGTTCTGTACCAGCACTACGATGCCCGTACCGAGCGCGAGAAGATGGAAGTTCGAAAGCAACACGTCAACAACTGAAATTATGAACGCAAACATCGAAGCCAACCCGCGAAATCGCTGTAGGGCACCTTCCCGGCGAGTCCACTCGTCTCACTGCATCCGACTCGTTTCCTCGCCGACTTCTCGTTCGCGCCGCTCACGAGAATCCCGACGAGTCCATCCCGATTTTGGTGTCTGTCGAAGTATTGCCGTAGCGCCCGCTCTCGGCGCTGCTTCTGGTGGTGTTCGGCGTGGCGAGTGAACAGGCTGGAAGCGTTGCTCAGTTCGACCGCGCTTCACGTTGCTGCTCAACAGCATCTAAAATCAGATCGACCGCTTCCCAAACCTTCCCGTCGGAATAGAGGTTTTCAACAGCAGCAACGGCCTCTTGATCTTCCAGAATATCTTCTTCGAGGTAGCGCTCAACAACTTTCTCGGCGTGGTGCCGAGAATTGTTTCTTTGATTGTTGTGGGCGGGACCACTTGCCATATCTGACACAATCAGTTACTGGTTTTCAAAAGTTCGCCCTAAATGAGTATGCCATCATGATATAACAGCCTCATATATTAGGAATCGAAATAGTTCTGGCTCTCCCGACATGTCAGTATTATCCAGTCTCTCCGGGGAGGCATCGTTGAGTCGGATTTTACCCCGAATCCGATAGCAAAGCCAATCGCATCTAGTCAGGCGTTGAAACGCGTCGAGGTTGCGGTCGATGGGCCAACACCGATGGAACGACGAAACGACCGTCAGTGGAAGACAACTTGACCAAACAAAGTAGGCGTTAATAAGTGACTCGACATAAAAAGCCATTTACTGTCCTATACGAAATTCTAGTTCGCGGTGGTCGGGGGAAATGGCTTCCGCGCGTCTATCCACGTAGCTCATGAGTGTAGTACGCAGGTGACCATCTGCGGGCGGATGGGAATCCGCCACTCGATTCGAAAGTACTACGAAATAAGTGTTCACAAATACATAGATATCGATCAGTAACGCGACGTACGAGCACAATTCTGATATATGTCTGGTTCCTACGTACGGCTGCCAGCGCGGCGCTGGGATACCACCACAGACGGATCGAGCATCCCCATCCCTGACAGTATCCTTGCGTGATGGTATCGGGTGTAATACGCGGAATCGGCCGCGGGCGGGATGATAGCCCCGCCACCCCGTGTTTCCACTTCTGACGCCGCGACTGTGCTGAGTCAGAGAGCGCCGTCGGAACGTAAAAGTACCCGCCGTCCGGTCGTTGGGCTATGCTCGACAGGGTGCTCGGCCGCGCGTCGCTCAAAGAGCGCATCGCCGAATTGGAAGACGAGCGCGACAGCCTGCAAAACAGGCTCGACGCCGAGCAGGAGCGCCGCGCCGACGCCGTCAGCGACAGGCAGGACGCCCAAGAGCGGGTCAACCGGCTCGAAGACAAGGTCACGCAGCTGGAAGATGCTCTCGATCGGACGCAGGACGGTGACGACGACATCGACTTTCGAGGCGTCGAGGAACTGCAGGGGCCGCGAGTCGACGCCGTCCTCGATCGGCTAGCGAGTGTCGACGCGGGGCCAGAAGGCGTCATGACCGCGATGGTCGAAGAGACGCCGTCCGAACCCGTCCGCGAAGCGTTCGGCGAGCGCGCGCCGCTCGTGGCCCGCGCGGCGCCGTGTCTCGCTGTCACCGACGATGCAGGCGTCGTTTCAGCCGCCCTCGACGTACCAGCCCCGCCGACGCGCTTCGAGCGATGGAGCGACGGCGTCGAGCTGGACCGTGAGTGGTTCCGGCCGACGGGGCGATACGCCGTCGCGCTGGTCCGCGCGGACCTGTTCGCGCTCGGCGAGTACGACGGGCGCGAGCAGCGCTCGGTCTCGGGCTTTCACAGCGGCGTCAAGAGCGACCACTCCAAGGGCGGGTTCTCGCAGGGGCGGTTCGAGCGCCTGCGCGAGGAGCAGATCGACGAGCATCTCGGGAAGTGCCGCGACCGGATCGCCGAGCGCAAGGCCGAGCGGCTGTATCTTCTGGGAGACCGCGAAGCGATCGATCGGCTAGATGTCGGCGCCGAGGCGACCGATGCCGTCGACGCGACCGGCGATCCCGAGTCGGCGCTGGCAGACGCCGTTCGCGAGTTCTTCTCGGTCAGGCTGTATCGGCTGTGACGGTCGCCACCGGGAACAGCCGTCCCGAACGCCGGCGGAGCGTGCCACGGCCCCGTTTTTTATCCGCGTCGACGCCGTAGTGGGGCCGATACCAGCGGTGCGGCTGGAGAGGATACAGCATGACAGATCACGATACCCAGACTGGCGACGGAACCACTTCGGGCGTCGACGCGCCCGGGAATGTGGCATCGGTTCTTCGAGAACGACTCGCCGACGGCAGCGCCGCCTACGCAGTCGGTGGCGTCTCGTTGGTGCGGGCGCTCAAAGCAGTGCGCAGCGACCGCAAGCGCGCGGCGGGACACGCCCTCCTCGGGACAGCCCTGATCGCACTCGGTCGCGCCCAGCGACAGCGAGATGGCGACGGCGGCGAACCGACCGGGACGACGACAGAGCAGTTGAGCAGTTCGACGCCGGAACACCGCGAGGACGACGAACTGTCCGAGACGAGCGTCGCAAACGAACCCGCAGAAGCGACCGGTCCCACCACGTCCGACGCCGTCCCCGAACAGACCGAGTCGACCGAGCCCGAGACGACACCCGAAGCGGATCCGAACATCGACGCGGAGGACGATGCCGACGAGGCCGCTGCGAAAGACGACGGCGCGGACGACGAAGCCGACGAGTAGAGCACGAGAATCGAAGAACGCCCAGAACTGCAAACGCCCGAGGCGGAACGTCCCCACGGCCGTAACTGTCGGCACACTTTTTTGTCGGCTATCGAAATACGGTCCAATGGCCGGAAACAGTAAGTCAGTCGTCCTCGCTGCGCTGGTCGCTAACGGCGCCATCGCTATCCTGAAGTTCGCCGGGTTTCTCCTGACACAGAGCCCCGCGATGCTGGCCGAGACGTACCACTCGCTCTCGGACACCGGCAATCAGGTGTTCTTGCTCATCGGCATCAGATACGGCTCCAGAGAGCGCGACCGGGAGCACCCCTTCGGCTACGGTAAAGCGCAGTTCTTCTACAGCTTCCTCGTAAGCGTGTTTCTTTTCGGCATCGCGGGCTGGGAGAGCGCCAAGCACGGCTACAAGGCGGTGATGCACGGCGAGACGACCGCCGTCGAAGGATCGGTGACGATTCCAGTGATCGCCACAGAGGTCCCCGGCGTCTACGTCAACTACGGCGTCTTGCTCGGCGCAATCGTCTTCGAGACGTACGCGCTGATCAAGGCCAGAGCCGCCATGCAGGCCGAGATCGAGGAGAAAGGATACAGCGGCTACGTCGAAGCCTTCCGCAAGACCAGCCGGACGACGCTTCTCACAGCGCTGACCGAGGATACCATCGCGCTGGCGGGGCTCGGCCTCGCGCTCGGGGGGATCTTCCTCACGCGGTGGACGGGCAACTACATCTTCGACGCCTCGGCGGCGCTGCTGATCGGCATCATGCTGATGGGCTTTGCACTCGCGCTGGCGTGGGAGAACAAGCGACTGATCATCGGCGAGAGTCTGCCGGCCGACGAGGAGCGCGCGCTTCGCTCGACGATCGAAGGCGTCGGCGGCGTCGCCTCGATCGTCGGCTTCCGGACCGTCTACTTCGGCCCCGAGGAGATCCTCGTCACGGCCGACGTTGCGTTCGACGACGGTCTCGACACTACCGAGATCGAGCGCGCCGTCGCCGATGCGGAAGCCCGCGTCAGGGAGCAGAATCCCGATGTCGTGAAGGTGTACGTCGAACCGGAAGTCAGGTCGGCCGACTGACCCGCGGCGCTGATCGCTCGCAGACTCACCGATCGCCGTGTTCGTCGAGCGCCTCGTCGAGCGTCAACTCGCCGGTCGCGACCTGCCGGGCGAGGGCTTCGTCGATCGCTCTGTTTTCGGCCGAGCGCTCCCGGGACCGGTTTTTGATCACCTGCAGCTCGCCGTCGGTGGGCTCGATCTCGCGACTCTCTATCGGCTCGCCCTCCAGCCGAGCGATGTTGACCGCCGCGAGCACGTCGCCCATGCCGCGGGCGCCGGTGCCGAGATACGGCGTCGTGCCGGTCTCGTCGACGAGTTCGACCCGAACCTCGTCGAGGCCGTCGACGATCCGTGCGCCCGCCAACCGGGCGCCGTCGCCGATCCGCACCACGGGGTCGTCGGCGTCGCCGACTTCGCGGCGGACAGTCTCGACGGCGTCGTCCAACGGGACGTGGAACGCGCTGATCACCATCTCGCCGGACAGGACGGCGATGCCGGGGTTTCTCCCCGGATCGACGCCGACGATCAGCCGGCCGCCGGCCTCGCGGAGCAGCGCCATCGCGGCCTCGACGGCCCGACGCGGATGCTCGGGGTCGGCAACAACGACTTCGGCGTCTGTGTGGTCCTGTCCCGCAGATTTCTCGGGGCCCGTGATGACGACGCTGGTCGCGTCGGGGAGGTCGTCGTCGGGTTCGACGGTGGTGAACTGGACGCCGCGGTCCCGCAGCTCGTTGACGACGCCGTGGTACACCTCGAAGTCCTCAGTGGCGACGACGATCACAACCGGCGGTTGGCGTCGGGCCGTGTTAACTCTTAAGACGGAGCCGAGTCGTGAGACCGAGGAGTTTTTGCGGAGACCGAACCAACCGCCGGTCGTGAACGCGAGCGAGCCGATTTCGACGGGCTGTAGCCCGGTCGACGAACTGCTGGATGGCGGCTTCGAGCGCGGGACCGTCACGCAGGTGTACGGCCAGCCCGCAGCGGGCAAGACCAACCTCGCGCTCGGCGCCGCCGTCGAGGTGGCCGCCGACGGCGGCCGCGCGGTGTACGTCGACACCGAAGGCATCTCCGTCGACCGGTTCGAGCAGTTGCTCGAAGCCCGCGTAGGCGAGGATCAATCGGCGGTCGAGGCCGCTGCGGGCCGGGTCGTCGTCGAGAGCGCCCACGACTTCGAGGAGCAGGCCGAGGCCGTCCGCGACGCCGAGGAGTTCGCCGCCGACGCCGACCTGATCGTCGTCGACAGCGCGACCGGCTTCTACCGGCTCGAACGCACCGCCGACGCCAACGCCGGCGACGCGTTGCGACAGGTCGCAAGCCAAGTGACTCATCTCCTGTCGCTGGCTCGCAAGCACGATCTCGCGGTCGTCATCACCAATCAGGTGTTCTCCGACCCCGACAGCGACCGCACCCGGGCGCTGGGCGGGCACACGCTGGAGCACTGGACCGGCACCGTCGTCCGCGTCGACCGGTACCGGGGTGGAAATCGCAAGGCAACGCTGGAGAAACACCGCGCCAAACCCGCCGGCCAGACCGCGCAGTTCCGGATCACCGACGAGGGCTGTGTGGCCGTCGACGAACCGGCACCGTAGCTGAATCGGCGGAAGCGCTCGCACTATCGTGGGGCTGTCTCGGCTCCGACGCGCAAAAAATACTGACGCTGCCTTACAGCTCGCCGAGCTTTCGCAGGAGCTGCCCGCGGTGTTC containing:
- a CDS encoding Vms1/Ankzf1 family peptidyl-tRNA hydrolase: MLDRVLGRASLKERIAELEDERDSLQNRLDAEQERRADAVSDRQDAQERVNRLEDKVTQLEDALDRTQDGDDDIDFRGVEELQGPRVDAVLDRLASVDAGPEGVMTAMVEETPSEPVREAFGERAPLVARAAPCLAVTDDAGVVSAALDVPAPPTRFERWSDGVELDREWFRPTGRYAVALVRADLFALGEYDGREQRSVSGFHSGVKSDHSKGGFSQGRFERLREEQIDEHLGKCRDRIAERKAERLYLLGDREAIDRLDVGAEATDAVDATGDPESALADAVREFFSVRLYRL
- a CDS encoding tyrosine-type recombinase/integrase; the protein is MSGDLQPLGPEEGVERFLQHREPSVRESTLQNARTRLAAFLDWCEEREIENLNELTGRDLADFVAWRRGDLAAITLQKQLSTIRVALRWWADIEAVSEGLAEKIHAPELPDGAESREVFLSKDRAETALAYYSQHHYASREHALLALLWRTGMRRGAARSIDVGDLEPDENAIRLEHRPETGTKLKNGEDGERWVFLGPRWFQVLDDYVSNPDRTEGSDDYGRRPLFTTQDGGRPAGGTIYKWVIRSLHPCMYDECPHDRTPKSCEARSRAGTVSQCPSARSPHAVRRGAITTHLNDDVPPEAVSERMDVSLDVLYQHYDARTEREKMEVRKQHVNN
- the radB gene encoding DNA repair and recombination protein RadB; the encoded protein is MNASEPISTGCSPVDELLDGGFERGTVTQVYGQPAAGKTNLALGAAVEVAADGGRAVYVDTEGISVDRFEQLLEARVGEDQSAVEAAAGRVVVESAHDFEEQAEAVRDAEEFAADADLIVVDSATGFYRLERTADANAGDALRQVASQVTHLLSLARKHDLAVVITNQVFSDPDSDRTRALGGHTLEHWTGTVVRVDRYRGGNRKATLEKHRAKPAGQTAQFRITDEGCVAVDEPAP
- a CDS encoding cation diffusion facilitator family transporter, producing MAGNSKSVVLAALVANGAIAILKFAGFLLTQSPAMLAETYHSLSDTGNQVFLLIGIRYGSRERDREHPFGYGKAQFFYSFLVSVFLFGIAGWESAKHGYKAVMHGETTAVEGSVTIPVIATEVPGVYVNYGVLLGAIVFETYALIKARAAMQAEIEEKGYSGYVEAFRKTSRTTLLTALTEDTIALAGLGLALGGIFLTRWTGNYIFDASAALLIGIMLMGFALALAWENKRLIIGESLPADEERALRSTIEGVGGVASIVGFRTVYFGPEEILVTADVAFDDGLDTTEIERAVADAEARVREQNPDVVKVYVEPEVRSAD